A window from gamma proteobacterium SS-5 encodes these proteins:
- the pilB gene encoding type IV-A pilus assembly ATPase PilB: MATTPASVNLTGLARRLVQDKVLTETAALEAAEGARKKRVPFVSYLVENKMASGQDIALIASLEYGVPLLDLDAMDSELMPIKLVAEKLVRKHHVLPLFKRGNKLFLALSDPTVHQALDEVRFHTGLTAEAVLVDVEKLLPAIEKALAAADTSMTDMIDEDLGNLEFADPEAQAEQGDDSGIDDAPIVRFVNKVLVDAINKGASDIHLEPYEKVYRIRLRQDGMLHEYAQPPNAMAPRITSRIKVMSRMNIAEKRVPQDGRIKLTLSKTRSIDFRVNTCPTIYGEKICLRILDPTSAQMGIEALGFEEQQMNDLMEAIKNPYGMILVTGPTGSGKTVSLYTCLNILNEPTVNISTAEDPVEIQVMGINQVNVNPAQGLTFAEALKAFLRQDPDIVMVGEIRDLETASIAIKAAQTGHLVLSTLHTNDAPQTLTRLANMGIPPYNIAGAVNLIMAQRLARRLCKHCKVVDDVPHEALIKEGFRDDELNDLTIYRAHGCDKCTKGYKGRVGIYQVMPISSEMERIIMEEGNSIELAAQAAKEGINDLRASGLNKVRMGLTSLEEVNRVTKD, translated from the coding sequence ATGGCCACGACCCCCGCTTCCGTCAATCTGACCGGCCTGGCGCGCCGCCTGGTTCAGGACAAGGTCCTGACCGAGACGGCTGCCCTTGAGGCCGCCGAGGGCGCTCGCAAGAAACGGGTGCCCTTTGTCTCCTATCTGGTGGAAAACAAGATGGCCTCGGGGCAGGACATCGCCCTGATCGCCTCCCTGGAGTATGGCGTACCCCTTTTGGACCTGGACGCCATGGACAGCGAACTGATGCCAATCAAGCTGGTGGCGGAGAAACTGGTGCGCAAGCACCATGTGCTGCCCCTGTTCAAGCGCGGCAACAAGCTGTTTCTGGCCCTGTCCGACCCTACCGTACACCAAGCCCTGGATGAAGTACGCTTCCACACCGGGCTGACCGCCGAGGCGGTGCTGGTGGACGTGGAAAAGCTGCTGCCGGCGATTGAAAAGGCCCTGGCCGCCGCCGACACCAGCATGACCGACATGATCGACGAAGACCTGGGCAACCTGGAGTTCGCCGATCCCGAGGCCCAGGCCGAGCAGGGTGACGACTCCGGCATCGACGATGCCCCCATAGTGCGCTTCGTCAACAAGGTGCTGGTGGACGCCATCAACAAGGGCGCGTCGGATATCCACCTGGAACCCTACGAGAAGGTCTATCGCATCCGCCTGCGCCAGGACGGCATGTTGCACGAATACGCCCAGCCACCGAACGCCATGGCCCCGCGCATCACCTCGCGCATCAAGGTCATGTCGCGCATGAACATTGCGGAGAAGCGCGTGCCCCAGGACGGCCGCATCAAGCTGACCCTATCCAAGACCCGTTCCATCGACTTCCGCGTCAACACCTGCCCCACCATCTACGGGGAAAAGATCTGTCTGCGTATCCTCGACCCCACCAGCGCCCAGATGGGCATAGAGGCCCTGGGCTTTGAAGAACAGCAGATGAACGACCTGATGGAGGCGATCAAAAACCCCTATGGCATGATCCTGGTCACCGGCCCCACCGGCAGCGGCAAGACCGTATCCCTCTACACCTGTCTGAACATCCTCAACGAGCCCACGGTAAACATCTCCACCGCCGAGGACCCGGTAGAAATCCAGGTCATGGGCATCAATCAGGTCAACGTCAACCCCGCCCAGGGGCTGACCTTCGCCGAGGCCCTCAAGGCCTTTCTGCGACAGGACCCGGACATCGTCATGGTGGGCGAAATCCGCGACCTGGAGACCGCCTCCATCGCCATCAAGGCGGCCCAAACCGGTCACCTGGTACTCTCCACCCTGCACACCAACGACGCCCCTCAGACCCTCACCCGTCTGGCCAACATGGGCATACCGCCCTATAACATCGCCGGCGCGGTCAATCTGATCATGGCGCAGCGTCTTGCCCGGCGGCTCTGCAAGCACTGCAAGGTAGTGGATGATGTGCCCCATGAGGCCCTGATCAAAGAGGGCTTTCGCGACGACGAACTCAATGACCTGACCATCTACCGCGCCCATGGCTGTGACAAGTGCACCAAGGGCTACAAGGGCCGGGTGGGCATCTATCAGGTCATGCCCATCTCCAGCGAGATGGAACGCATCATCATGGAAGAGGGCAACTCCATTGAATTGGCCGCCCAGGCCGCCAAGGAAGGCATCAACGACCTGCGCGCCTCAGGGCTGAACAAGGTGCGCATGGGTCTCACCAGTCTGGAAGAAGTCAACCGAGTGACCAAGGATTAA
- a CDS encoding adenylate kinase translates to MRLILLGAPGAGKGTVAKLLTAMDGSVQISTGDILRAAVKAGTELGKKAEAAMKAGELVSDDLIMGIMKERLQEADCKNGYLLDGFPRTIPQAEALKGLLLEIGDELDAAVNLNVPRDVILDRLTTRRTCVDCGAIYNVKSNPPKEEGKCDKCGGAVVQRDDETEEAISKRLDVFTEQTAPLVGFYEKEGLLLDINATSSDAVVESIRAHLAK, encoded by the coding sequence ATGCGTTTGATTCTTTTGGGCGCCCCCGGCGCTGGTAAAGGCACCGTGGCCAAGCTGCTCACGGCAATGGACGGTTCGGTACAGATCTCCACCGGCGACATACTGCGCGCCGCAGTCAAGGCCGGTACCGAGCTGGGCAAAAAGGCCGAGGCGGCGATGAAGGCCGGTGAGCTGGTCTCCGATGACCTGATCATGGGCATCATGAAGGAGCGCCTGCAAGAGGCGGATTGCAAGAACGGCTACCTGCTCGACGGCTTCCCCCGCACCATCCCCCAGGCCGAGGCCCTCAAGGGTCTGCTGCTGGAGATCGGTGACGAACTGGATGCTGCGGTCAATCTCAACGTGCCCCGTGACGTCATCCTGGACCGCCTCACCACCCGCCGCACCTGCGTCGATTGTGGTGCCATCTACAATGTCAAGTCCAACCCGCCCAAGGAAGAAGGCAAGTGCGACAAATGCGGCGGTGCCGTGGTGCAGCGCGACGACGAGACCGAAGAGGCCATTTCCAAGCGTCTGGATGTATTCACCGAACAGACCGCCCCGCTGGTGGGTTTTTACGAGAAGGAAGGCCTGCTGCTGGACATCAACGCCACCTCCAGTGATGCCGTGGTGGAAAGTATCCGCGCACATCTGGCCAAGTAA
- a CDS encoding DUF2892 domain-containing protein has translation MNVDKIIFAFAGFMILLTLGLGHVHHPYWHFFTAFIGLNLLQSAFTGFCPLANILKKMGKTPGCAFD, from the coding sequence ATGAACGTAGATAAAATCATCTTTGCCTTTGCCGGTTTCATGATTCTCTTGACCCTGGGCCTGGGCCATGTCCATCACCCCTACTGGCACTTCTTCACCGCCTTCATCGGCCTGAATCTGCTGCAGTCGGCCTTTACCGGCTTCTGCCCGCTGGCCAATATCCTGAAGAAGATGGGTAAGACCCCCGGCTGCGCCTTCGATTGA
- a CDS encoding AAA family ATPase yields the protein MSATQQHPLIDALRRPEAWAGLGPVPQRVELIETHISCIFLLDGLAYKLKKPLDLGFLDFSTPEKRRFCCEEELRLNRRLAADVYLQVLPICGSEESPEPGGSGEPFDWLLQMRRFDAEGVLAERPERLAPELVRQIIGQIARFHAAAAPLEPDQPYGRPERVLHPMQENFTQLRQFTQEPELLRPLVELEAWTLERFERLRPLLEQRREQGHIRECHGDLHLGNMVLEAERPIIFDGIEFNPALRWIDCLNDLAFLLMDLRHQGRADLAHLALDEYLQQSGDFAGVPLLDFYQCYRALVRAKVSAIRLSQAELDQASRQSIQRDCLAYIQLAAEFTRPQRGALLISHGLSGSGKSHIGRQLFGPLPLIRLRSDVERKRLAGLAPDQRTASDLNVGLYSPQMTRRTFDHLAQLTESLLGCDQLLLIDATFLKASVRQRFRQLAEGLGVAFYILEFQRSPQQLAQNIQRRLAKGLDASDADFGVLQQQLQQDEPLSAEEQALSIPVPLDGVEGLLTELRRRLRLPQ from the coding sequence ATGAGCGCGACCCAGCAACACCCTTTGATCGATGCCCTGCGTCGCCCCGAGGCCTGGGCCGGGCTTGGCCCTGTCCCGCAGCGGGTTGAGCTGATAGAGACCCACATCTCCTGCATCTTTTTGCTGGATGGCCTGGCCTACAAGCTGAAAAAGCCCCTGGATCTGGGCTTTCTCGACTTCTCTACCCCGGAAAAACGTCGCTTTTGCTGCGAGGAAGAGCTGCGCCTGAATCGCCGCCTGGCAGCGGATGTCTATCTGCAGGTGCTACCCATCTGTGGTAGCGAGGAGAGCCCTGAGCCCGGCGGCAGCGGCGAGCCCTTCGACTGGCTGCTGCAGATGCGCCGCTTTGACGCCGAGGGCGTGCTGGCCGAGCGGCCCGAACGCCTGGCCCCCGAGCTGGTACGCCAGATCATCGGCCAGATCGCCCGTTTTCATGCCGCCGCCGCGCCCCTGGAGCCGGATCAGCCCTACGGTCGGCCGGAGCGGGTGCTGCATCCCATGCAGGAGAATTTCACCCAGTTGCGTCAGTTCACCCAGGAGCCTGAGCTGCTGCGGCCCCTGGTCGAGCTGGAGGCCTGGACCCTGGAGCGTTTCGAGCGGCTGCGGCCCCTGCTGGAGCAGCGCCGCGAGCAGGGCCATATCCGCGAATGCCATGGCGATCTGCACCTGGGCAACATGGTGCTGGAGGCCGAGCGGCCGATCATCTTCGATGGCATAGAGTTCAACCCGGCCCTGCGCTGGATCGACTGCCTGAATGACCTGGCCTTTCTGCTCATGGACCTGCGCCACCAAGGGCGGGCCGATCTGGCCCATCTCGCCCTGGATGAATACCTACAGCAGTCCGGCGACTTTGCCGGTGTGCCGCTGCTGGACTTCTATCAATGCTACCGCGCCCTGGTACGCGCCAAGGTCAGCGCCATTCGCCTCAGCCAGGCCGAGCTGGATCAGGCCAGCCGCCAGTCTATCCAGCGCGACTGCCTGGCCTACATCCAGCTGGCCGCTGAGTTCACCCGGCCGCAACGCGGGGCGCTGCTCATCAGCCACGGTCTGTCCGGCAGCGGCAAGAGCCACATTGGCCGCCAGCTGTTCGGCCCCCTGCCGCTGATCCGCCTGCGCTCGGACGTGGAGCGCAAGCGCCTGGCGGGCCTGGCACCGGATCAACGCACGGCATCCGATCTAAATGTCGGGCTGTATAGCCCGCAGATGACCCGGCGTACCTTTGATCATCTGGCGCAGCTGACAGAAAGCCTGCTCGGCTGCGACCAGCTGCTGCTGATCGACGCCACCTTCCTCAAGGCCTCGGTGCGCCAGCGCTTCCGTCAGCTGGCCGAAGGACTGGGTGTGGCGTTTTATATCCTGGAATTTCAGCGCAGCCCGCAGCAGCTGGCGCAGAACATCCAGCGCCGTCTGGCCAAGGGGCTGGACGCCTCGGACGCCGATTTTGGGGTGCTGCAACAGCAGTTGCAGCAGGATGAGCCCCTCAGCGCCGAGGAGCAGGCCCTGAGCATTCCAGTGCCCCTGGACGGGGTCGAGGGCCTGCTCACCGAGCTAAGGCGGCGCTTGCGACTTCCGCAGTAA
- a CDS encoding cupin domain-containing protein, with product MKTAYAEILPYRTKDGSEIRELMHPQRHGNRNQSLAEALLLPGQHTALHRHRQSEELYHISAGQGRMRLGDERFAIQPGDTILIPPGSAHSLSNTGQEPLRVLCCCSPAYSHGDTELLDDAF from the coding sequence GTGAAGACCGCCTATGCCGAGATCCTGCCCTACCGCACCAAGGACGGCTCAGAGATCCGCGAGCTGATGCACCCCCAGCGGCATGGCAACCGAAACCAAAGCCTGGCCGAGGCCCTGCTGCTACCCGGCCAGCACACCGCCCTGCACCGCCATCGACAAAGCGAAGAGCTATACCACATCAGCGCCGGTCAGGGGCGGATGCGCCTGGGCGACGAGCGCTTCGCCATCCAGCCCGGCGACACAATCCTGATCCCGCCCGGCAGCGCCCACAGCCTGAGCAACACCGGCCAGGAACCGCTGCGCGTGCTCTGCTGCTGCAGCCCGGCCTATAGCCATGGGGATACGGAGTTGTTGGATGATGCGTTCTAA
- a CDS encoding EamA family transporter → MSWLFITLICALALAGSDALAKRYLQGYSARELVLIRFSLSGLLLLPLLPQVPLADAPAAFWQWMALLVLLELAAMLLYMKAIRDYPLALTLPYLSFTPVFAILTGWLLLGEQVSANGLGGIALITLGAWLLNLHLFDRLRLRTLFSPLLAMFHNPGSLMMLGAALIYSFTLSASKKAMQFIPPSSAFGAFYFVLVGTAALLLVLTTQPRAISALWRRPLPALAVAGLMALMVVTHFIAVSLVEAAYMVAVKRTSLLFGILIGAWWFKEANLKRNLPAALLMVLGVAFIII, encoded by the coding sequence ATGAGCTGGCTCTTCATCACCCTCATCTGCGCCCTGGCCTTGGCCGGCTCCGATGCCCTGGCCAAGCGCTATCTGCAGGGCTACAGCGCGCGCGAGCTGGTGCTGATACGCTTCAGCCTCAGCGGCCTGTTGCTGCTGCCCCTGCTGCCCCAGGTGCCCCTGGCCGATGCGCCCGCCGCCTTCTGGCAGTGGATGGCCCTGCTGGTGCTGCTGGAGCTGGCCGCCATGCTGCTCTACATGAAGGCGATCCGCGACTACCCCCTGGCCCTGACCCTGCCCTATCTCTCCTTCACCCCGGTATTCGCCATACTGACCGGCTGGCTGCTGCTGGGCGAGCAGGTCTCCGCCAACGGCCTGGGCGGCATAGCGCTGATCACCCTGGGGGCCTGGCTGCTCAACCTGCACCTGTTCGACCGGTTGCGCTTGCGTACGCTGTTCTCTCCCCTGCTGGCCATGTTCCACAACCCCGGCTCCCTGATGATGCTGGGCGCGGCGCTGATCTACAGCTTTACCCTCAGCGCCAGCAAAAAGGCGATGCAGTTCATCCCGCCCTCGTCGGCCTTCGGTGCCTTCTATTTTGTTCTGGTCGGCACGGCGGCCCTGCTGCTGGTACTGACCACCCAGCCCCGAGCGATCAGCGCCCTGTGGCGCAGACCCCTGCCCGCGCTGGCGGTGGCCGGCCTGATGGCGCTCATGGTGGTCACCCATTTCATCGCCGTAAGCCTGGTGGAGGCGGCCTACATGGTAGCGGTGAAGCGCACCAGCCTGCTGTTTGGCATCCTCATCGGTGCCTGGTGGTTCAAGGAGGCCAACCTGAAACGCAACCTGCCCGCCGCCCTGCTCATGGTGCTGGGGGTGGCCTTTATCATCATCTGA
- a CDS encoding rhodanese-like domain-containing protein: MATQQLLDFAANHYLLVGGFILVLSLLIQDIISGGSGKDTVDPSGATELINNEEALVIDVRPAADFNKAHIINARNIPMSGFAGQIDSLRKYQERPLILSCNSGAQSASACRILRKAGFSRVFNLRGGILAWQNANFPVSRKRK, from the coding sequence ATGGCCACGCAACAACTGCTCGATTTCGCCGCCAACCACTACCTGCTGGTGGGGGGCTTTATCCTTGTCCTGTCCCTGCTGATCCAGGACATCATCAGCGGCGGCAGCGGCAAGGATACGGTGGACCCCAGCGGTGCCACCGAGCTGATCAATAACGAGGAGGCCCTGGTGATCGACGTGCGCCCGGCGGCGGACTTCAACAAGGCCCACATCATCAACGCCAGGAATATCCCCATGAGCGGCTTCGCCGGGCAGATCGACAGCCTGCGCAAGTATCAGGAGAGACCCCTGATCCTCAGCTGCAACTCCGGGGCCCAGTCCGCCTCTGCCTGCCGCATACTGCGCAAGGCCGGCTTCAGCCGGGTATTCAACCTGCGCGGCGGCATCCTGGCCTGGCAGAATGCCAACTTCCCGGTCAGCCGCAAGCGTAAATAG
- a CDS encoding winged helix-turn-helix transcriptional regulator, protein MVPDLDPAAAEASPAEDDYEDLLQGDEDIDRASRALKAMSHPLRLKILCVLGDREVSVQDIVERVGTSQSNISQHLAILREKGILASRKDANRVYYRVGDARTLQLIGMMKQVFCNH, encoded by the coding sequence ATGGTGCCTGATCTTGACCCAGCCGCAGCGGAGGCCAGCCCCGCAGAGGACGACTACGAAGACCTGCTGCAGGGCGATGAGGACATAGACCGCGCCTCCCGCGCCCTCAAGGCCATGTCCCATCCGCTGCGGCTGAAGATCCTCTGCGTGCTGGGGGACCGCGAGGTCAGCGTGCAGGACATAGTGGAGCGCGTCGGCACCTCGCAGAGCAATATCTCCCAGCATCTGGCAATCCTGCGGGAAAAGGGTATCCTCGCCTCGCGCAAGGACGCCAATCGGGTCTATTACCGGGTAGGCGACGCCCGCACCCTGCAACTCATCGGCATGATGAAGCAGGTCTTCTGCAACCATTAG
- a CDS encoding 2,3-bisphosphoglycerate-independent phosphoglycerate mutase — protein sequence MKPGPSNPLLLLLILDGWGYREETDGNAILAAHTPVWDRLWAESPRSLIRTSGAAVGLPGGQMGNSEVGHLNLGAGRVVYQEFTRVSRSIRTGSFFSNQTLTGAVDAAIERGSALHVLGLLSPGGVHSHEDQIHAMLRLAVERGLSRVYLHAFLDGRDTPPQSAMASLQGAEGLFAQLGQGRIASLIGRYYAMDRDHRWPRIQAAYELISEGRGAFRADSACAALQAAYARGESDEFVQASCITAEGAAPLTLNDDDVVVFMNYRSDRARQITRPFIEADFSGFERRRWPRLARFVSLTEYSREFDIPIAYPPERLHNVLGETIAKQGLRQLRLAETEKYAHVTFFFNGGREEPFDGEERILVASPQVATYDQRPQMSAAEVTERLLQAIQAERYDVIICNYANPDMVGHSGNLEATRCAIEALDACLGQVVQALRASGGQMLISADHGNAEQMIDRRNQQPHTAHTSNPVPLVYVGPRRLRLAQQGALCDIAPTLLQLMGLKQPAEMSGQGLIQDQEQDPHRASETAP from the coding sequence ATGAAGCCCGGCCCATCCAACCCCCTCTTGCTGCTGTTGATCCTGGACGGCTGGGGGTACCGTGAAGAGACCGACGGCAACGCCATCCTGGCGGCGCATACGCCGGTGTGGGATCGCCTTTGGGCCGAGTCTCCGCGCAGCCTGATCCGCACCTCGGGCGCGGCGGTGGGCCTGCCCGGCGGGCAGATGGGCAACTCCGAGGTAGGGCATCTCAACCTGGGTGCCGGTCGGGTGGTGTATCAGGAGTTCACCCGTGTCAGCCGCTCCATCCGCACCGGCTCCTTCTTCAGCAACCAGACCCTCACCGGCGCGGTGGACGCGGCCATTGAGCGCGGTTCGGCGCTGCATGTGCTCGGCCTGCTCTCGCCGGGCGGGGTACACAGCCATGAGGATCAGATCCACGCCATGCTCCGCCTGGCGGTGGAGCGTGGCCTGTCCAGGGTCTATCTGCACGCCTTTCTGGATGGCCGGGACACCCCGCCGCAGAGCGCCATGGCCTCGCTGCAGGGGGCCGAGGGGCTGTTCGCGCAGCTCGGCCAGGGGCGTATCGCCAGCCTGATTGGCCGTTACTATGCGATGGACCGCGACCACCGCTGGCCGCGCATCCAGGCGGCCTATGAGCTGATCAGCGAGGGCCGTGGCGCATTCCGCGCCGACTCCGCCTGCGCCGCCCTGCAGGCGGCCTATGCGCGGGGCGAGAGCGATGAATTTGTCCAGGCCAGCTGTATCACCGCCGAGGGTGCCGCGCCGCTGACCCTGAACGACGACGACGTGGTGGTGTTCATGAACTACCGCTCAGACCGCGCCCGGCAGATCACGCGGCCCTTCATCGAGGCCGATTTCAGCGGCTTTGAGCGCCGTCGATGGCCCCGCCTGGCGCGTTTTGTCAGTCTCACCGAATACAGCAGGGAGTTCGACATCCCCATCGCCTACCCGCCGGAGCGGCTGCACAACGTATTGGGCGAGACCATCGCCAAGCAGGGCCTGCGCCAGCTGCGCCTTGCGGAGACGGAGAAATACGCCCACGTCACCTTCTTCTTCAACGGTGGCCGCGAGGAGCCCTTCGACGGCGAAGAGCGTATCCTGGTCGCCTCGCCCCAGGTCGCCACCTACGACCAGCGGCCGCAGATGAGCGCCGCCGAGGTCACCGAGCGGCTGCTGCAGGCCATCCAGGCCGAGCGCTACGATGTCATCATCTGCAACTACGCCAACCCGGACATGGTCGGCCACAGCGGCAACCTGGAGGCCACCCGCTGCGCCATAGAGGCGCTGGATGCCTGTCTTGGCCAGGTCGTGCAGGCCCTGCGCGCCAGCGGTGGGCAGATGCTGATCAGCGCCGATCACGGCAATGCCGAGCAGATGATCGACCGGCGCAACCAGCAGCCGCACACCGCCCACACCAGCAACCCGGTGCCCCTGGTGTATGTTGGCCCGCGTCGGCTGCGGCTGGCGCAGCAGGGTGCCCTGTGCGACATTGCCCCGACCCTGTTACAGCTGATGGGCCTGAAACAACCGGCCGAAATGAGCGGCCAGGGCCTGATTCAGGACCAAGAGCAAGATCCACACAGAGCGAGCGAGACAGCGCCTTGA
- a CDS encoding peptidoglycan DD-metalloendopeptidase family protein, with the protein MKPTRPNRSRPAAQAGRAGWVSACLLLLLACWPLAAAQIDEQQAKLEQLRQRIARLTEDLHLDRNRLDSYQNELREIERNISQHKFTLKDLEGSLQRRQRLLERLEPREQQQLQRLQRHQRLLAQQLRAAWLMGEQNRLKMLLNQQDPSRIARLLKYHEYLNRARSRKMQQLRGLLQELEQTRRSLDEERQRMAELRGQALQRQQQLERDKAQRAALLEKLAAEIQDKDKQLNNLKRNEANLKQLVSQLQQTLQELAVQQSQKTPFGDHKGRMSWPVKGRLGARFGSPRAGGIRWDGVFLRASEGSQVAAIQPGRVAFADWLRGYGLLLIIDHGEGYMSLYGHNQSLFKKVGETVTQGETLAQSGSASLHGQGIYFGIRHNGKPLDPAGWCR; encoded by the coding sequence TTGAAGCCAACCCGACCGAACCGCAGCAGGCCAGCCGCGCAAGCAGGACGCGCCGGGTGGGTCAGCGCCTGCCTGCTGCTGTTGCTCGCCTGCTGGCCCCTGGCGGCGGCACAGATCGACGAGCAGCAGGCCAAGCTGGAGCAGTTGCGTCAGCGCATCGCCCGCCTGACCGAAGACCTGCACCTGGACCGCAACCGCCTGGACAGCTATCAGAATGAACTGCGCGAGATCGAGCGCAACATCTCCCAGCACAAATTTACCCTGAAGGACCTGGAGGGCAGCCTGCAACGGCGTCAGCGGCTGCTGGAGCGGCTGGAGCCACGGGAGCAGCAGCAACTGCAGCGGCTGCAGCGCCACCAGCGCCTGCTGGCCCAGCAGCTGCGCGCCGCCTGGCTGATGGGCGAGCAGAACCGGCTGAAGATGCTGCTCAACCAGCAGGACCCGAGCCGCATCGCCCGCCTGCTCAAATACCACGAATACCTGAACCGGGCGCGCAGCCGCAAGATGCAGCAACTGCGTGGCCTGCTGCAAGAGCTGGAGCAGACCCGCCGCAGCCTGGACGAGGAACGCCAGCGCATGGCCGAGCTGCGCGGCCAGGCCCTGCAGCGTCAGCAGCAGCTGGAGCGGGACAAGGCCCAGCGCGCCGCCCTGCTGGAGAAACTGGCCGCCGAGATCCAGGACAAGGATAAGCAACTGAACAACCTCAAGCGCAACGAGGCCAATCTCAAACAACTGGTCAGTCAGCTGCAACAAACCCTCCAGGAGCTGGCCGTGCAGCAAAGCCAGAAGACCCCCTTCGGTGATCACAAGGGGCGCATGTCCTGGCCGGTAAAGGGCCGACTCGGTGCCCGCTTCGGCTCGCCCAGGGCCGGCGGCATCCGCTGGGACGGGGTCTTTCTGCGCGCCAGCGAGGGCAGTCAGGTAGCGGCCATCCAGCCCGGTCGGGTGGCCTTTGCCGACTGGTTGCGCGGCTACGGCCTGCTGCTGATCATCGACCACGGCGAGGGCTACATGAGCCTCTACGGCCACAACCAGAGCCTGTTCAAAAAGGTGGGCGAGACGGTGACCCAGGGCGAGACCCTAGCCCAATCCGGCAGCGCCAGCCTGCACGGCCAGGGCATCTACTTCGGCATCCGCCACAACGGCAAACCGCTGGATCCGGCGGGTTGGTGCCGTTGA
- a CDS encoding S41 family peptidase translates to MPHASKILSLSLLCLLLAAPLAAKPPVAEEAAQSAKPEQQELPIDELRAFAEIFGRIKNDYVEQIGDRKLIEQAIRGMVSGLDPHSSYLNTDEYQDLQEGTSGVFGGLGIEVGMENGFVKVISPIDDTPAQKAGLKPGDIVIKLDGKSVKGMTLDDAVKIMRGEPGSKITLTLMREGVDAPIEVTIERAVIKVKSVKHRLLQPGLGYVRLTTFQSRSLIDLTNAINRLQEKAKGPLKGLILDLRNNPGGVLTAAVAISDAFLEDGLIVYTEGRLENSETRFSAGPGDLINGAPLVVLVNGGSASASEIVAGALQDRQRALILGSQTFGKGSVQTVIPVGEHGALKLTTARYFTPSGRSIQAEGIAPDIIIADREIVTKEKDDTAAQVKEADLARHLNNGKETDPDAKKASPDSQEHGNADQPKDDSDLKQLLQKDYVLNEALNLLKGLSIFSARSNNEPTPASTQAPAQVPSEPGKETPPQP, encoded by the coding sequence ATGCCCCATGCCAGCAAAATCCTCTCCCTGTCCCTGCTCTGCCTGTTGCTTGCCGCCCCGCTGGCGGCCAAGCCCCCGGTGGCCGAGGAGGCGGCCCAGTCCGCCAAGCCCGAGCAGCAGGAGCTGCCCATCGACGAGCTGCGCGCCTTTGCCGAGATCTTTGGCCGTATCAAGAACGACTATGTCGAGCAAATCGGTGACCGCAAGCTGATCGAGCAGGCCATCCGCGGCATGGTCAGTGGTCTTGATCCCCACTCCAGCTATTTGAATACCGATGAATATCAGGACCTGCAGGAAGGCACCAGCGGCGTGTTTGGCGGCCTGGGCATAGAGGTGGGCATGGAAAACGGCTTCGTCAAGGTGATCAGCCCGATCGACGACACCCCGGCGCAGAAGGCCGGGCTCAAGCCGGGCGACATCGTGATCAAGCTCGATGGCAAGAGCGTCAAGGGCATGACCCTGGACGACGCGGTAAAGATCATGCGCGGAGAACCCGGCTCAAAGATCACCCTGACCCTGATGCGCGAAGGGGTCGATGCCCCGATCGAGGTCACCATCGAACGGGCCGTGATCAAGGTCAAGAGCGTCAAGCATCGGCTGCTGCAACCGGGCCTGGGCTATGTGCGTCTTACCACCTTTCAGTCGCGCTCCCTGATCGACCTGACCAACGCCATCAACCGCCTGCAGGAAAAGGCCAAGGGGCCGCTCAAGGGCCTGATCCTCGACCTGCGCAACAACCCCGGCGGGGTGCTCACCGCTGCCGTGGCGATCAGCGACGCCTTCCTGGAGGACGGCCTGATCGTCTATACCGAAGGCCGTTTGGAGAACTCCGAGACGCGCTTCTCCGCAGGCCCCGGCGATCTGATCAATGGAGCGCCCCTGGTGGTGCTGGTCAACGGCGGCTCGGCCTCGGCCTCGGAGATCGTCGCCGGTGCCCTGCAGGACCGTCAGCGGGCGCTGATCCTGGGCAGCCAGACCTTCGGCAAGGGCTCGGTGCAGACGGTCATCCCGGTGGGCGAGCACGGAGCCCTGAAGCTGACCACGGCGCGTTACTTCACCCCCTCGGGCCGTTCCATCCAGGCCGAGGGCATAGCCCCGGACATCATCATCGCGGATCGGGAGATCGTCACCAAAGAGAAGGATGACACGGCGGCCCAGGTCAAAGAGGCCGACTTGGCACGGCATTTGAATAATGGCAAGGAGACCGATCCGGATGCCAAAAAGGCGTCCCCCGACAGCCAGGAGCACGGCAATGCCGATCAGCCAAAAGACGACAGCGATCTCAAGCAACTGCTGCAAAAGGACTATGTGCTCAACGAAGCACTCAACCTGCTCAAGGGCCTGAGCATCTTCAGTGCGCGCAGCAACAATGAGCCGACCCCAGCTTCAACCCAGGCCCCAGCCCAGGTTCCCAGCGAGCCTGGCAAGGAGACCCCGCCCCAGCCCTGA